From one Streptomyces sp. Q6 genomic stretch:
- a CDS encoding MFS transporter: MAAARSSSGPSGATRYENSGSGPVRGAVRSVGRALHLPFTGTARGIRKATHAHGAGESGLGKLIELHAVNGAGDVMITIALASTVFFSVPTDEARGRVALYLAITMAPFTLLAPVIGPLLDRLPHGRRAAMAGSMLARAFLALVLSGAVVSGSLQLYPAALGVLVASKAYGVVRSAVVPRLLPPGFSLVKANSRVTLAGLLATGVAAPIGAGLQAIGPRWPLFGAFTLYVTGMFLSFSMPHKVDSAKGESKALLAADEEHLHGPARHERQRRPGLRTVGPAVTHALGANASLKCLSGFLIFFLAFLLREHPMTGQSAAVSLGIVGVAAGAGNALGTAVGAWLKARAPEVIIVTVVAVVLGVAITSAIFFGALMTAFLAAVAGFAQALSKLSLDATIQRDVPEEVRTSAFARSETMLQVAWVVGGAIGIALPLNGSLGLSVAAGIVAVGWLTTVRGLLAAARRSGPTRSARVA, from the coding sequence GTGGCTGCCGCAAGGTCGTCGTCCGGTCCGTCCGGCGCGACACGGTACGAGAACAGCGGTTCGGGCCCGGTACGCGGGGCCGTCCGCTCGGTCGGGCGCGCCCTCCACCTGCCGTTCACCGGCACCGCGCGCGGGATCAGGAAGGCGACACACGCGCACGGCGCGGGCGAGTCGGGCCTCGGAAAACTGATCGAACTGCACGCGGTGAACGGCGCCGGTGACGTGATGATCACGATTGCGCTCGCCTCCACCGTGTTCTTCTCGGTGCCGACGGACGAGGCACGCGGGCGGGTCGCGCTGTACCTGGCGATCACGATGGCGCCGTTCACGCTCCTCGCCCCCGTCATCGGCCCGCTCCTTGACCGGCTGCCGCACGGGCGGCGGGCCGCGATGGCCGGTTCGATGCTGGCCCGCGCGTTCCTCGCCCTCGTCCTTTCGGGCGCCGTGGTGAGCGGCAGCCTCCAGCTCTACCCGGCCGCGCTCGGCGTGCTCGTGGCGTCGAAGGCGTACGGGGTCGTGCGCTCGGCGGTCGTGCCACGCCTGCTGCCACCCGGCTTCTCCCTGGTGAAGGCGAACTCGCGGGTGACCCTCGCCGGGCTGCTCGCCACCGGCGTGGCGGCGCCCATCGGCGCGGGGCTCCAGGCGATCGGCCCGCGCTGGCCGCTGTTCGGGGCGTTCACGCTGTACGTGACCGGGATGTTCCTGTCCTTCTCGATGCCGCACAAGGTCGACTCGGCGAAGGGCGAGAGCAAGGCCCTGCTCGCCGCCGACGAGGAGCATCTGCACGGCCCCGCCCGGCACGAGCGGCAGCGCAGGCCCGGTCTGCGCACGGTCGGCCCGGCCGTCACCCACGCGCTCGGGGCGAACGCGTCCCTGAAATGCCTCTCCGGGTTCCTGATCTTCTTCCTGGCGTTCCTGCTGCGCGAGCATCCGATGACCGGGCAGAGCGCGGCCGTCTCGCTCGGCATCGTCGGCGTGGCGGCGGGCGCGGGGAACGCGCTGGGCACGGCCGTGGGGGCCTGGCTGAAGGCACGGGCGCCCGAGGTCATCATCGTGACCGTCGTGGCCGTCGTCCTCGGCGTGGCGATCACCTCGGCGATCTTCTTCGGCGCGCTGATGACGGCGTTCCTCGCGGCCGTCGCCGGATTCGCGCAGGCCCTGTCCAAGCTGTCCCTGGACGCGACGATCCAGCGGGATGTGCCGGAGGAGGTCCGTACGTCCGCGTTCGCCCGGTCCGAGACGATGTTGCAGGTGGCCTGGGTGGTGGGCGGCGCGATCGGGATCGCCCTGCCGCTGAACGGGTCGCTCGGGCTGTCCGTGGCGGCGGGGATCGTCGCCGTCGGCTGGCTGACGACCGTACGGGGCCTGCTCGCGGCGGCCCGGCGGAGCGGCCCGACGCGGTCGGCCCGGGTCGCCTGA
- a CDS encoding 1,4-dihydroxy-6-naphthoate synthase yields MTDTARIAFSPCPNDTFVFDAWAHGRVPGAPALDVTFADIDITNGVAERREDAYDLLKVSYAVLPYVLDDYALLPCGGALGRGCGPLVLTREPDVDLSDKRVAVPSETSTAYLLFRLWAADVVPGGGVGEIVVMPFHEIMPAVRDGKIDAGLVIHEARFTYQNYGLHKLADMGEHWEATTGLPIPLGAIIARRDLGAETLRGYAETIRASVRAAWDDPEASRPYVMEHAQEMDPAVADQHIGLYVNEFTADLGEAGYAAIRGLLTRAAAEGLVPALGPDALAFP; encoded by the coding sequence ATGACGGACACCGCACGCATCGCCTTCTCGCCCTGCCCGAACGACACCTTCGTCTTCGACGCGTGGGCCCACGGCCGCGTCCCGGGCGCCCCCGCGCTCGACGTGACCTTCGCCGACATCGACATCACCAACGGCGTCGCCGAACGCCGCGAGGACGCGTACGACCTCCTCAAGGTCTCGTACGCGGTCCTGCCGTACGTCCTCGACGACTACGCGCTCCTGCCGTGCGGCGGCGCGCTCGGCCGCGGCTGCGGTCCCCTCGTCCTCACCCGCGAGCCGGACGTCGATCTCTCCGACAAGCGCGTCGCGGTCCCGAGCGAGACGTCCACCGCCTACCTGCTGTTCCGGCTGTGGGCCGCGGACGTCGTGCCGGGCGGCGGGGTCGGCGAGATCGTCGTCATGCCGTTCCACGAGATCATGCCCGCCGTGCGCGACGGGAAGATCGACGCCGGACTCGTCATCCACGAGGCCCGCTTCACGTACCAGAACTACGGCCTGCACAAGCTCGCCGACATGGGCGAGCACTGGGAGGCCACGACGGGCCTGCCGATCCCGCTCGGCGCGATCATCGCCCGCCGCGACCTGGGCGCCGAGACGCTGCGCGGTTACGCGGAGACGATCCGCGCGTCCGTCCGCGCGGCCTGGGACGACCCCGAGGCCTCGCGCCCGTACGTGATGGAGCACGCCCAGGAGATGGACCCGGCCGTCGCCGACCAGCACATCGGCCTGTACGTCAACGAGTTCACCGCCGACCTCGGCGAGGCCGGCTACGCGGCGATCCGCGGCCTGCTCACCCGGGCGGCGGCCGAGGGCCTGGTCCCGGCCCTCGGCCCGGACGCGCTGGCGTTCCCGTGA
- a CDS encoding cold-shock protein, producing MPTGKVKWFNSEKGFGFLSRDDGGDVFVHSSVLPAGVDALKPGQRVEFGVVAGQRGDQALSVTILDPTPSVAAAQRRKPDELASIVQDLTTLLENITPMLERGRYPDKAAGAKIAGLLRAVADQLDV from the coding sequence GTGCCTACCGGCAAGGTCAAGTGGTTCAACAGCGAGAAGGGCTTCGGCTTCCTCTCCCGCGACGACGGCGGCGACGTCTTCGTGCACTCCTCGGTACTTCCCGCCGGCGTAGACGCTCTCAAGCCCGGCCAGCGCGTGGAGTTCGGGGTGGTCGCGGGCCAGCGCGGCGACCAGGCGCTCTCGGTCACCATCCTCGACCCGACCCCCTCCGTCGCCGCGGCCCAGCGCCGCAAGCCGGACGAACTGGCCTCCATCGTCCAGGACTTGACGACACTGCTCGAGAACATCACGCCGATGCTGGAGCGCGGCCGCTATCCCGACAAGGCGGCGGGCGCGAAGATCGCGGGCCTGCTGCGCGCGGTCGCGGACCAGCTGGACGTCTGA
- a CDS encoding DUF2771 domain-containing protein, with amino-acid sequence MTSQRFAARHRRAMAAAGAVGAGLLVLSACDKPTPLATVTVGRSTVNSEATCYNDGDSLKPSSLQGCLKDKDAKSIKVDPDETVRFGVDPEIADKGWTLLMNGQPLTDSSKKTYRTVPGSVFFNQQYGATGSATTVTILSGGDSKAYGLWSFKLKKDS; translated from the coding sequence ATGACCTCCCAGCGTTTCGCCGCGCGCCACCGCCGCGCCATGGCCGCCGCCGGTGCCGTCGGCGCCGGACTGCTCGTCCTCTCCGCCTGCGACAAGCCGACCCCGCTGGCCACCGTCACGGTGGGCCGCAGCACGGTGAACTCCGAGGCCACCTGCTACAACGACGGCGACTCGCTCAAGCCGTCGTCGCTCCAGGGCTGCCTCAAGGACAAGGACGCCAAGTCCATCAAGGTCGACCCCGACGAGACGGTCCGCTTCGGCGTCGACCCGGAGATCGCGGACAAGGGCTGGACGCTCCTGATGAACGGTCAGCCGCTCACGGACTCCAGCAAGAAGACGTACCGCACCGTCCCGGGCAGCGTGTTCTTCAACCAGCAGTACGGCGCGACCGGCTCGGCCACGACGGTCACGATCCTGTCGGGCGGCGACTCCAAGGCGTACGGCCTGTGGTCGTTCAAGCTCAAGAAGGACTCCTGA
- a CDS encoding futalosine hydrolase, translating to MVVQAQEGLLTDTARVLVATAVPAERDAVARGVREHPGIDVIAVGVGPAAAAAGTATALTRAELTGRPYALVVSAGIGGGFTAPPGALLIADAITAADLGAETPDGFVPVTDLGFGTVTHRPPASLVRDLAAATNSAVGTVLTVSTVTGTADRAALLARSHPGAVAEAMEGFGVAEAAAAHGVPVAEIRAVSNAVGPRDRAAWRIGDALAALTGAFGKWAPVLESWKNT from the coding sequence GTGGTCGTTCAAGCTCAAGAAGGACTCCTGACGGATACCGCACGCGTCCTCGTCGCCACCGCCGTCCCCGCCGAACGGGACGCGGTGGCGCGGGGCGTACGTGAACATCCCGGCATCGACGTGATCGCCGTGGGCGTGGGTCCCGCGGCCGCCGCGGCCGGCACCGCCACCGCCCTCACCCGCGCCGAACTCACCGGCCGCCCCTACGCCCTGGTCGTCTCGGCCGGCATCGGCGGCGGCTTCACCGCCCCGCCCGGCGCGCTCCTGATCGCCGACGCGATCACCGCCGCCGACCTCGGCGCCGAGACCCCCGACGGCTTCGTCCCGGTCACCGACCTCGGTTTCGGCACCGTCACCCACCGTCCGCCGGCATCCCTCGTACGAGACCTCGCCGCGGCCACGAACTCCGCCGTCGGCACGGTGCTCACCGTCTCCACGGTCACCGGCACCGCCGACCGCGCGGCCCTGCTCGCCCGGTCGCACCCCGGCGCCGTGGCCGAGGCCATGGAGGGTTTCGGGGTCGCCGAGGCCGCCGCCGCGCACGGCGTCCCCGTGGCCGAGATACGCGCCGTCTCCAACGCCGTCGGCCCCCGCGACCGCGCCGCCTGGCGCATCGGGGACGCGCTCGCCGCGCTCACCGGCGCGTTCGGGAAGTGGGCGCCCGTACTGGAGAGTTGGAAGAACACATGA